GCATCACCACAAAGATAGGTATCATGAGATTGCCAACATTGATGGTGACACCCGGTGGCTCCATTGCAGCAGCAGTCATCCTGTCTGGCCCAGAAGTGGTGGTGCTCTGTGACCGGTGGCAGTGAATGACACAGTTGTCCATGATGTTAAGGGAGCTGAGGGTTCGTGTCTGGTCCTGCAGCAGCTGTCCTTGGTAAATGAACTTCATCTGATTTTCTTGGCCAGGAAAATATTTGCTACGCCACAAAAAATATCaagagaggaaaaggagaagcGGATTAGTATAGCAAGGAGAACCACATTCCTCTAGGATCAGGTTACATGTCATGTTCTCAAGTGCTGTGGTATTTCCGAGATATATACTAATACAAGATGACTTCTTTCTTCTCACTATGGagtagattctatacatggcaccaaaACTTCTGTAACGGCAATCGCTCGTGAagttgccattacagaatacagcataagttggcatgtgcacgcctaactttaggtgcaagcacttgcTCCATGTCAAAGGCTCGTGCCTAAATTTGGCAGCTGCGTGCATAAGTTCACGCACATGTAGTCACAAGCATAACTACAAATTAATACCAATTAACACCACTGAAGTGGTATTACTGGTACTAAAGGCCAACTGGCACCTTATTTAGCAAGTAAGTCAGGCCTGTGactggcattattctataacttgtgtgcccaaatttacacAGTAGTAGGAAATTCGGGTGCTCAACTTTACGGAATCCAGGGCTATTTGTGCTTCTGAAGTAGCTTCTTTTGCTGTGTTTCAAGACACACACATGAACACTATCCTCCTAAtactcaaaaccatttaaccggccaggaacagcacctggctgcGGTACTTAGCCGGCTAAGCGCTAATAGTCAGCACGTGATAGAcggctatctcagctgaatattagcacttagcagcTAGCCGGATGACTGGTTGTCGCGTGACATAGCCGGATAGCGCCGACATTCAGTGTCTGTCCAGCTACGTTTgacagccaaatatggccgcatcaataggtggaatatctttgatgagttccaacttaactggccagcactgaatatctcttctatttccagtacccatgttgaattgtaagccacattgagcctgcaaagaggttcgggataatgtgggaaacaaatgcaataaataaatatcggcTTGGTTGGTTAAGGTCAAACCAGCCAAAATTAAagcgaatattcaatgccggttatcagaaacagcccggcactgaatatccaggttcaacgCCAACCGTGGGCGTTAGCCGGGCTAACTCTCGTGGCCTGAATATCAAGCcctatgaattaaaaaaaaaaataaaaaattaacaggACACCTAGGTTTAAAGGCTGAGTAAGCACCTACTTTATAAACCTCTCTGGTGTGCTTGTCCTCTTTTCTTTAATGATATGGAGCTCCTTTCCCTCTTTTATTATTGTATGTAAAACACGTTGCCCTTACCTATGTAAAGGTGGTATCTCAAGCAAAGAAATAAACATAAAGGCACGTAAGtgcctgtctttataaaatattagcattaAGCAGCAGGAACGCAGGCacggacatttacacctgctccaaaaaaTTTGAAGTATGTGCTaatctgtgtgtaaattttgcaaAGTATGTGGATAGATTAGCACATTTTGTAAGCTATGTGCATACGTGTGATCTCTGCCTATAATCCATCCAGACCATGCCCCTGGCTACACCTACTGGCAAATTACGTATAGTAAGGCAGTCGTAACTTTACAGAAGGCCTTTTATGTGCATATGTAGATACATGCAAAcaagaaaggcattataaaatgATCTCCTATATGCAGTTGTGACAGAACAGATGAGCCATTTTCTCTTGCTTTTTTTGGTGCTCTGCCAGAAGAAATGAAAATGGAAAGCAAGCTGCTTCATTTATGTTGGTCGAATCCTCTAGAGTTAACTGGCTGGCAGTGTAGCAGTAAAAAAGGAAAGTAGAGAACTATGATTAATACATCTGTGTTCCCGTTGTGGGTCCCTTTggcctgtgatcctgaagcagaagcaGTGATTCGAAATGCTGGCCATTGTCGATCACGGTCGGGGCCCAGGGAAGAACACGGAGACCAGCTAAATTAAGCTAGGATCTTCTACTAAGTTACAGCCTTTGTTTTGATAGCAGTAAGCTATTCTAcagaggtttttgccaatgatgaggaagtccCACTCCTGCAAGACAACATAAAAGTCTgggagcttctcgaggcttttcctctacATAACATTTAGTGTGTTTATTCAACATTAAGAGAACCCCATAATCTTGATTGTGAGTGTAGCAGTAAGCCCAGAATACACACCTGTAAACCTAAAAACTCTCTCAACCACTTGTGTGTGGCCTtgagaagtcacttaaccccccattttAGAGGAGTGCTGGCTCTTTTGCTCATCTGGTAAAAATGTGTATGCTGACAGCTTTATGGAGAGAAATGTTATTAGTCACCTCAGCCAGGTGGTGTACAACTCCAGTCCCTGAAAGTCTGGCTTTTGGGATACCCCACATATGATCTAAAACATGGATTCACTTGTATATTATTGTTACCCCTGAAAACCGGGCCTAGTTAAGAGAAAACGACCAGTTTTGTttagaattttaaaaacattgtACTTTCTCTTACCTCTTGAGAATTCCAACAGTGTCACTGGGTCTCACTAAGGCAATTTCTTCTGTGTCATTTAGAAACTTTAGGCGCACTTTGATAAGGCCTGCACTGGACTCATTCCCACTCCTTCCATGGGACACACCACCAGCTCCCTGGTTCTCATGGCCCAGCTGTTCTGTAGGGCCAGGTGATGACCTTTTGGGCAAACCCTGGATGTTCAACAGATGGTCAAGGCTGGCATCAGGGATGCTGCTACTGTCCCCTTGTTCCACTGGAGTTCCAGGGATTGGAGGCCCTCTGTCAGGCAGAGTATCCCCCGATTCCTCTGCCTTTTCTTCTGGATTCTCTGCAGCCCCCTGAGGTTCTGTTGGTTCCACAGTGACTGGGTTACCCACATACTGTTCCACATGGTTCAAACCTACCATGGTGTCACCATGACCTCTAGGAACTATGGCACTCAGAAACTGGTCACTACCGTCAGCCACATAagtggacagccacgccaggacCATAGCCAGGAGAAGTCCCAACAGGCCAACCACCACCGTCACCTCATCCCCCACACCTTCAATCATTGTTGTATCCGGAGGCTCCATGTCTCTAGTAGGAACACTActgcaaaacaaataaaacaaaacaaattagaaaatagacattctGAACCAGGATATGAGAAAAGCAAAGGAGGCTGACTGAGATCATGCAGAAAACCCAAATACACAGGCCAGTCATCCAGTTATGTGAAGCAGATTCTAATTTGACCAACCAACCTCAACAAGACAAGGTCAAATTATTTATTAGGGGCATTGAACTTGTAAATGATAAATCTATGAGCTCTGCCTGTGTGTCCAGCAGAGAgcaatcctaataaaataaattctaAATTTGTGTTTCATATACTGGAATCAACCCTGGGATTTTAAACACTGCCTTTAGCACCTAAATAAACTGAGCTGACATCTGCTAGAACTTCCAGCATTCAATGGGTGATACACCCAGccactaaaacaaaaaaatgggcaAATATCTCCAGCCGTTACTCAAACTACCAAGACTAAGATACCACTAAAGGATATGAAAATCAACCTAAACAGGCAATGAACAACCCACTTTAGCTTACATCTCCCAAAAAGTGAATTATTTTCAAACTCTCCTTCTGACATCTTGAAACTGGCCTGGTTCTGCAATGGGCTTTAATTTATGAACAGCAGTTCCTTTCTGTATATTTGAAGCACATAATCCATGGGACAGATACAGAAGACCTCTGAGGGAGTAAAAGGGATTGCAGAACTCAGCAGTcaggacagactggataggctgtacaggctttatctaccatcattttattttattatttggatttagcttacaccTTGTCGGTAGCAGCTCAAGGTCACTTACATTTAGGTAAAACAGGTACCCTGTCCCTTGAGGTtttataatctaattttgtacctgaggtagtgaagggttaaatgatttgtccAACAGCACAAGAAGCGacaataggatttgaaccctgactttcctggttctcagcccattgctctgtTAGGCTACTTCTGcatttcatatttctatttcgaAGCACAATGAACTGAAACAAAAATCAAAGTTTGAACCTGGGACCAATGATTAAAATTATCAAACGACCAGCGGTACCTGCATCATGCCCAAGTGGGATTCTTTATTATCTAACCAAAGTATCATCTCTCATAGGCTGGGAACTCGGGGCACATATCGCTcctcaattttttattttttttaatatagtagTTCTTTCCTGCTCAGCTGGAACTAGGCTGAATCTGGTACCATGAGCTTTTACTTGCGCTACTTGTGGATTCTAGAATTATTTTATATTCTTTCAAAACCGTAGAACCATGAGACTTGAATCTATCTACTGAAGTTGGCCAGGGCCCAACAGCAGTCTCAattgtctttgttttgttttttctgccactctgcctctctaccc
The sequence above is a segment of the Microcaecilia unicolor chromosome 12, aMicUni1.1, whole genome shotgun sequence genome. Coding sequences within it:
- the TMUB2 gene encoding transmembrane and ubiquitin-like domain-containing protein 2; this translates as MEPPDTTMIEGVGDEVTVVVGLLGLLLAMVLAWLSTYVADGSDQFLSAIVPRGHGDTMVGLNHVEQYVGNPVTVEPTEPQGAAENPEEKAEESGDTLPDRGPPIPGTPVEQGDSSSIPDASLDHLLNIQGLPKRSSPGPTEQLGHENQGAGGVSHGRSGNESSAGLIKVRLKFLNDTEEIALVRPSDTVGILKSKYFPGQENQMKFIYQGQLLQDQTRTLSSLNIMDNCVIHCHRSQSTTTSGPDRMTAAAMEPPGVTINVGNLMIPIFVVMLAVIWYFRINYRQFFTAPATVSLVGVTVFFSFLVFGMYGR